A genomic region of Pseudomonas sp. KU43P contains the following coding sequences:
- the mdcH gene encoding malonate decarboxylase subunit epsilon, with protein sequence MSSMFAFPGQGAQQAGMLHRLPEGSQALLEEASDVLHEQVLALDSPQALEATRAVQLCLLLAGVAWARWLMQRSPAPDYVAGLSIGAYPAAVAAGALALPDAVRLVALRGELMQRAYPQGYGMTALSGLDQACVERLLAEAGGEVYLANLNSDNQIVIAGSDSAMAEVAARARSRGQGVARRLAVSVPSHCSLLDGPAAELAAAFAQVELRRPRITYLSGSSARPIHDPQRLRDDLAGNMARLVDWRATVRNAYERGVRLHVEMPPGSVLSGLARPVFEQGRVVALEQTRLDTVDALLRQEGSQRR encoded by the coding sequence GTGAGCAGCATGTTCGCCTTCCCAGGCCAGGGCGCCCAGCAGGCGGGGATGCTGCACCGCCTGCCCGAGGGCAGCCAGGCGTTGCTGGAAGAGGCCAGCGATGTGCTGCATGAGCAGGTGCTGGCACTGGACAGCCCGCAGGCCCTGGAGGCGACCCGTGCCGTGCAGCTTTGCCTGCTGCTGGCCGGGGTCGCCTGGGCGCGCTGGCTGATGCAGCGCAGCCCGGCCCCCGACTATGTGGCGGGCTTGTCGATCGGCGCCTATCCGGCCGCCGTTGCTGCCGGCGCCCTGGCGTTGCCAGACGCCGTGCGCCTGGTGGCGCTGCGCGGGGAGCTGATGCAGCGCGCCTACCCCCAGGGCTACGGCATGACCGCCCTCAGCGGCCTCGACCAAGCCTGCGTCGAACGCTTGCTGGCCGAGGCGGGAGGTGAGGTCTACCTGGCCAACCTCAACAGCGACAACCAGATCGTCATCGCCGGCAGCGACAGCGCCATGGCCGAGGTCGCCGCCCGCGCCCGCAGCCGTGGACAGGGCGTGGCCAGGCGCCTGGCAGTCAGCGTGCCGTCCCATTGCTCCTTGCTCGACGGCCCCGCCGCAGAGCTTGCGGCCGCCTTCGCCCAGGTAGAACTGCGCCGCCCGCGCATCACCTACCTCAGCGGCAGCAGCGCCCGGCCGATTCATGACCCGCAGCGCCTGCGCGACGACCTCGCCGGCAACATGGCGCGGTTGGTGGATTGGCGTGCTACGGTGCGCAACGCCTATGAACGCGGGGTGCGTCTGCACGTGGAGATGCCGCCTGGCAGCGTGCTCAGCGGCCTGGCCCGGCCGGTGTTCGAACAGGGCAGGGTGGTGGCCCTTGAACAGACCCGTCTCGATACCGTCGACGCCCTGTTGCGTCAGGAGGGCAGCCAGCGCCGATAA
- a CDS encoding triphosphoribosyl-dephospho-CoA synthase: MHTLETAAPLRAPVGAGLPAIGPAHTAKIPLADHLADFAVEALIDEADLSPKPGLVDRRSSGAHHDMTLSLMHASALALWPCLRQMAEAAEQHGAIGIPLRTALGRIGREGEAQMLAATGGVNTHRGAIWALGLLVAARALDTRADAAAVAARAGRIALIDDPAAITPDSHGNQVRRRYGASGAREQAQQGFPAVIEHGLPQLRRSRAAGASETQARLDALLAIMAALSDTCVLWRVGPQGLQALQAGARAVLAAGGCASLDGRRQLRLLDAQLLHMNASPGGAADLLAACLFLDKTGSL, from the coding sequence ATGCATACACTCGAAACTGCGGCGCCGCTGCGTGCCCCTGTGGGAGCCGGCTTGCCGGCGATAGGGCCAGCGCACACCGCGAAAATCCCCCTGGCCGATCACCTCGCCGACTTCGCCGTGGAAGCCCTGATCGACGAAGCCGACCTTTCCCCCAAACCCGGCCTGGTCGACCGCCGCAGCAGTGGCGCCCACCACGACATGACCCTGTCCCTGATGCACGCCTCGGCCCTGGCCCTGTGGCCGTGCCTGCGACAAATGGCCGAAGCCGCCGAGCAGCATGGCGCGATCGGCATACCGCTGCGCACTGCCCTGGGCCGCATCGGCCGCGAAGGCGAAGCTCAAATGCTGGCCGCCACCGGCGGCGTCAACACCCACCGCGGCGCCATCTGGGCCCTGGGCCTGCTGGTAGCGGCCCGCGCCCTGGACACCCGCGCCGACGCCGCAGCCGTAGCCGCACGCGCCGGCCGTATTGCCCTGATCGATGACCCGGCCGCCATTACCCCCGACAGCCACGGCAACCAGGTACGCCGCCGCTACGGCGCCAGCGGTGCCCGCGAGCAAGCCCAGCAAGGCTTCCCGGCGGTGATCGAACATGGCCTGCCGCAACTGCGCCGCAGCCGCGCCGCCGGCGCCAGCGAAACCCAGGCCCGCCTCGACGCCTTGCTGGCGATCATGGCCGCCCTGAGCGACACCTGCGTGCTCTGGCGCGTCGGCCCGCAAGGCTTGCAAGCGCTGCAGGCGGGCGCCCGCGCCGTCCTGGCGGCAGGCGGCTGCGCCAGCCTCGACGGGCGCCGCCAGTTGCGCCTGCTCGATGCCCAGCTGCTGCACATGAATGCCTCGCCAGGTGGCGCCGCCGATCTGCTGGCCGCCTGCCTGTTCCTCGACAAGACCGGGAGCCTGTGA
- a CDS encoding aspartate aminotransferase family protein, whose product MNAPFQPQRDTRDYQASDAAHHIHAFLDQKALNAEGPRVITRGEGLYLWDNDGRRYLDGMSGLWCTQLGYGRKDLTAAAAAQMDQLAYYNMFFHTTHPAVIELSELLFSLLPEHYSHAIYTNSGSEANEVLIRTVRRYWQVVGQPSKKIMIGRWNGYHGSTLAATALGGMKFMHEMGGMIPDVAHIDEPYWYAEGGELTPAEFGRRCALQLEEKILELGAENVAGFIAEPFQGAGGMIFPPESYWPEIQRICRQYDVLLCADEVIGGFGRTGEWFAHEYFGFEPDTLSIAKGLTSGYVPMGGLVLSKRIAEALVERGGVFAHGLTYSGHPVAAAVAIANLKALRDEGIVRQVKDDTGPYLQRILRETFANHPLIGQVQGAGLVAALQFAEDKGSRKRYANENDLAWQCRTYGFEEGVIIRSTLGRMIMAPALVATRGELDELVEKTRIAVDRTARGLGIL is encoded by the coding sequence ATGAACGCACCCTTCCAGCCGCAACGCGACACCCGCGATTACCAGGCCAGCGACGCGGCCCACCACATCCACGCCTTCCTCGACCAGAAGGCGCTCAATGCCGAAGGGCCGCGGGTCATCACCCGCGGTGAAGGCCTGTACCTGTGGGACAACGACGGCCGCCGTTACCTGGACGGTATGTCCGGCCTGTGGTGCACCCAGCTCGGTTACGGCCGCAAGGACCTGACCGCTGCCGCCGCCGCGCAGATGGACCAACTGGCCTACTACAACATGTTCTTCCACACCACCCACCCGGCGGTGATCGAACTGTCCGAGCTGCTGTTCAGCCTGCTGCCGGAGCACTACAGCCACGCCATCTACACCAACTCCGGTTCCGAGGCCAACGAGGTGCTGATCCGCACCGTGCGCCGCTATTGGCAGGTGGTCGGGCAGCCGAGCAAGAAGATCATGATCGGCCGCTGGAACGGCTACCACGGCTCGACCCTGGCGGCCACTGCGCTGGGCGGCATGAAGTTCATGCACGAGATGGGCGGGATGATCCCGGATGTAGCCCACATCGACGAACCGTACTGGTACGCCGAGGGCGGCGAGCTGACCCCGGCCGAGTTCGGTCGCCGCTGCGCGCTGCAGCTGGAAGAGAAGATCCTCGAACTGGGTGCCGAGAACGTCGCAGGCTTCATTGCCGAGCCGTTCCAGGGCGCAGGCGGCATGATCTTCCCGCCGGAAAGCTACTGGCCGGAAATCCAGCGCATCTGCCGCCAGTACGACGTGCTGCTGTGCGCCGACGAAGTGATTGGTGGTTTCGGCCGTACTGGCGAATGGTTCGCCCACGAGTACTTCGGCTTCGAGCCTGACACCCTGTCGATCGCCAAGGGCCTGACCTCGGGCTATGTGCCGATGGGCGGCCTGGTGCTGAGCAAGCGCATTGCCGAGGCGCTGGTGGAGCGGGGCGGTGTGTTCGCCCACGGCCTGACCTATTCCGGGCACCCGGTGGCGGCGGCGGTGGCCATTGCCAACCTCAAGGCGCTGCGTGACGAGGGCATCGTGCGCCAGGTCAAGGACGACACCGGGCCTTACTTGCAGCGCATCCTGCGCGAGACCTTCGCCAATCACCCGTTGATCGGCCAGGTGCAGGGAGCGGGGTTGGTGGCGGCGTTGCAGTTCGCCGAGGACAAGGGCAGCCGCAAGCGTTATGCCAACGAGAACGACCTGGCGTGGCAGTGCCGCACCTATGGCTTCGAGGAGGGGGTGATCATTCGTTCGACGTTGGGGCGGATGATCATGGCGCCGGCACTGGTGGCCACGCGCGGCGAGCTCGATGAGTTGGTGGAGAAGACCCGCATTGCCGTTGATCGCACGGCGCGTGGGTTGGGGATTCTTTGA
- the madM gene encoding malonate transporter subunit MadM, translating into MYESMMKVINGYGLISGFAVIGVTMWLSYWLSDKLTRGRLHGSAIAIFLGLVLSYVGGVMTGGQKGLVDVPLLSGIGLLGGAMLRDFAIVATAFGVNIEELKRAGVSGVISLFFGIGTSFVAGVGVALAFGYTDAVSLTTIGAGAVTYIVGPVTGAAIGASSEVMALSIAAGLVKAILVMVVTPFVAPLIGLNNPRTAVIFGGLMGTSSGVAGGLAATDPKLVPYGCLTAAFYTALGCLLGPSLLFFCMRGLVG; encoded by the coding sequence ATGTACGAATCCATGATGAAAGTGATCAACGGCTATGGCCTGATCAGCGGTTTCGCCGTCATCGGCGTGACCATGTGGTTGTCCTATTGGCTCTCCGACAAGCTCACCCGAGGGCGCCTGCACGGCTCGGCCATCGCCATTTTCCTGGGCCTGGTGTTGTCCTATGTGGGCGGGGTGATGACCGGCGGGCAGAAAGGGCTGGTGGATGTTCCGTTGCTGTCGGGCATCGGGCTGCTCGGTGGCGCCATGCTGCGAGATTTTGCCATCGTGGCCACGGCGTTCGGCGTCAATATCGAGGAGCTCAAGCGGGCCGGGGTGTCTGGTGTGATCTCGCTGTTCTTTGGCATCGGCACCTCGTTCGTGGCCGGGGTGGGCGTGGCCCTGGCGTTCGGCTACACCGATGCCGTCAGCCTGACCACCATTGGGGCCGGTGCGGTGACCTACATCGTCGGCCCGGTGACCGGTGCGGCGATCGGTGCCAGCTCTGAAGTGATGGCGCTGTCGATCGCCGCGGGGTTGGTCAAGGCGATTCTGGTGATGGTCGTGACGCCGTTCGTGGCGCCGCTGATCGGCCTGAACAACCCGCGCACGGCGGTCATCTTTGGTGGCTTGATGGGCACGTCCAGTGGCGTGGCCGGCGGGTTGGCGGCGACCGACCCGAAGCTGGTGCCCTATGGCTGCCTGACGGCGGCGTTCTATACCGCCTTGGGGTGCTTGTTGGGGCCATCGCTGTTGTTCTTCTGCATGCGCGGGTTGGTGGGCTGA
- a CDS encoding helix-turn-helix transcriptional regulator, protein MSKDRLRSPDWYAQMARVIDAQGAPGFVEALFAALKLLAPCQAITVFLYPRKGLPSALFVKDEEGPWLPEGNVQRYLEGYYLLCPFYRACMDGVAPGCYRLSDVAPDHFKRSEYYLAFYQHAHLEDELNFIVPLDEHLTIAVALASTQRLDRQQVSDLKCVAPWVVAVVRRQWGHLDIDALGGRFESALGRQINAALNNFGSSLLTERECRIAQYLLRGHSTRSLAERLGISEDTVKTHRKNLYTKLDIAKQSELFSLFIDSLAQAQEGLSKDPLESYLRRR, encoded by the coding sequence ATGAGCAAAGACCGGCTGAGATCGCCCGACTGGTACGCGCAGATGGCGCGTGTCATCGACGCCCAGGGCGCGCCGGGCTTCGTCGAGGCGCTGTTCGCCGCGCTCAAGCTGCTTGCCCCGTGCCAGGCCATCACCGTGTTCCTGTACCCGCGCAAGGGCCTGCCCTCGGCGCTGTTCGTCAAGGACGAAGAGGGCCCGTGGCTGCCGGAAGGCAACGTGCAGCGCTACCTCGAAGGCTACTACCTGCTGTGCCCGTTCTACCGCGCCTGCATGGACGGCGTGGCGCCCGGCTGCTATCGCCTGAGCGATGTGGCGCCCGACCACTTCAAGCGCAGCGAGTACTACCTGGCGTTCTACCAGCACGCGCACCTGGAAGATGAGCTGAACTTCATCGTGCCGCTGGACGAGCACCTGACCATCGCCGTGGCCCTGGCCAGCACCCAGCGCCTGGATCGCCAGCAGGTCAGCGACCTCAAGTGCGTGGCACCGTGGGTGGTGGCCGTGGTGCGCCGGCAGTGGGGCCACCTGGACATCGACGCACTCGGTGGGCGTTTCGAGAGCGCCCTGGGTCGGCAGATCAACGCGGCGCTGAACAACTTCGGCTCGTCGCTGCTTACCGAGCGCGAATGCCGCATCGCCCAGTACTTGCTGCGCGGCCACTCGACACGGTCGCTGGCCGAGCGCCTGGGGATCAGCGAAGACACGGTCAAGACCCACCGCAAGAACCTCTACACCAAGCTGGACATCGCCAAGCAGTCCGAACTGTTCTCGCTGTTCATCGACTCCTTGGCCCAGGCCCAGGAAGGCTTGAGCAAGGACCCGCTGGAAAGCTACCTGCGAAGGCGCTGA
- the madL gene encoding malonate transporter subunit MadL has protein sequence MIIYGVAFLALCTLVGLFIGELLGKLLGVPANVGGVGIAMLLLIFIGSYLNKRGLIKPKSEQGVEFWSAIYIPIVVAMAAQQNVLGALSGGTMAILAGVVAVVASFAMVPLLDRIGQKKPEAGTDKSLTAPQR, from the coding sequence ATGATTATCTACGGTGTGGCCTTTCTGGCCCTGTGTACCCTTGTCGGCCTTTTCATCGGCGAACTCCTGGGCAAGCTCCTGGGGGTGCCGGCCAACGTCGGCGGTGTCGGCATCGCCATGCTCCTGCTGATCTTCATCGGCAGCTACCTCAACAAGCGCGGCCTGATCAAGCCCAAGTCGGAGCAGGGCGTGGAGTTCTGGAGCGCTATCTATATCCCTATCGTGGTGGCCATGGCGGCCCAGCAGAACGTGCTCGGGGCGCTCTCCGGCGGCACCATGGCGATCCTGGCCGGCGTCGTGGCCGTGGTCGCGAGCTTTGCCATGGTTCCGCTGCTCGACCGCATCGGGCAAAAGAAGCCTGAGGCGGGCACCGACAAATCCCTGACTGCCCCGCAACGGTGA
- the mdcE gene encoding biotin-independent malonate decarboxylase subunit gamma has protein sequence MNRALNWLPGLAGGEALPGYPASVKVIDGELDHRLARFIAVVPDAHNPFPRARSGEVGLLEGWGLAKAVSEAVELDRDREKRAIVAVIDVPSQAYGRREEALGIHQALAAAVQAYAQARLAGHPVIGLLVGKAMSGAFLAHGYQAQRLIALDDSGVMVHAMGKAAAARITLRSVEQLEALAAEVPPMAYDLASYASLGLLWRRLRVDNADAPSAADLAQVRTCLGEAVRDIGSTTDLSSRLAGEHRSASREVRARLRSQWQEA, from the coding sequence ATGAACCGTGCCTTGAACTGGCTGCCGGGCCTGGCCGGTGGCGAAGCCCTGCCGGGCTATCCCGCCTCGGTGAAAGTGATCGACGGCGAACTCGATCACCGCCTGGCGCGCTTCATCGCCGTGGTGCCGGATGCGCACAACCCGTTCCCACGCGCCCGCTCGGGCGAAGTCGGCCTGCTCGAAGGCTGGGGCCTGGCCAAGGCGGTGAGCGAAGCCGTAGAGCTCGACCGCGACCGGGAGAAACGCGCCATCGTCGCGGTCATCGATGTGCCGAGCCAGGCCTACGGCCGCCGCGAAGAGGCCCTGGGCATCCATCAGGCCCTGGCTGCTGCCGTGCAGGCCTATGCCCAGGCACGCCTGGCCGGGCACCCGGTCATCGGCCTGCTGGTGGGCAAGGCCATGTCCGGGGCGTTTCTTGCCCACGGCTACCAGGCCCAGCGGCTGATCGCCCTGGATGACAGTGGGGTGATGGTGCATGCGATGGGCAAAGCGGCAGCGGCGCGCATCACCTTGCGCAGCGTCGAGCAACTTGAAGCCCTGGCCGCCGAAGTGCCGCCCATGGCCTATGACCTGGCCAGCTATGCCTCGCTGGGCCTGCTGTGGCGGCGCCTGCGCGTGGACAACGCCGATGCGCCGAGCGCGGCGGACCTTGCGCAGGTGCGTACCTGCCTGGGCGAGGCCGTGCGCGATATCGGCAGCACCACCGACCTGTCGTCACGCCTGGCCGGCGAGCATCGCAGCGCCTCCCGCGAAGTGCGGGCACGCCTGCGCAGCCAATGGCAGGAGGCCTGA
- a CDS encoding malonate decarboxylase subunit delta, producing METLTFQFPAAEPGRGRTLVGCVSSGDLEVLIEPGTPGQLDIQVVTSVNGSGARWGQLFQRLFEGRNVPAVKIDIHDFGATPGVVRLRLEQGFEEIAHD from the coding sequence ATGGAAACCCTGACCTTTCAATTCCCCGCCGCCGAACCTGGCCGTGGCCGCACCCTGGTCGGCTGCGTCAGCTCCGGCGACCTGGAAGTGCTGATCGAACCCGGTACCCCCGGCCAGTTGGACATCCAGGTAGTGACTTCGGTCAACGGCAGCGGCGCTCGCTGGGGCCAGTTGTTCCAGCGCCTGTTCGAAGGCCGCAATGTGCCGGCCGTGAAGATCGACATCCATGATTTCGGCGCCACCCCCGGCGTGGTGCGCCTGCGCCTGGAGCAAGGTTTCGAGGAGATCGCCCATGACTGA
- a CDS encoding malonate decarboxylase holo-ACP synthase, with product MNAPHPHDLLWGMTPAALPADAPAWATEVLASGQPVVVRRAVCAAGWVAVGVRGAGRAQRLGAQMQLADIGRQLPPEALRWQGASHWAALQALASVAPVLDASGLAWGPTGSVGYHLASGIETLHAASDLDLVVRTPQPLTRGKARELLDILDCGPCRIDVQLETPAGAVALREWAGMARRVLLKSALGARLVADPWNLLECAA from the coding sequence ATGAACGCCCCGCATCCCCATGACCTGCTTTGGGGGATGACCCCGGCGGCACTACCTGCCGATGCGCCGGCCTGGGCCACCGAGGTGCTCGCCAGCGGCCAACCCGTGGTAGTGCGGCGCGCCGTGTGCGCCGCAGGCTGGGTGGCGGTAGGCGTGCGTGGGGCAGGGCGGGCGCAGCGCCTGGGGGCGCAGATGCAACTGGCCGACATAGGCCGGCAACTGCCGCCCGAAGCGCTGCGTTGGCAGGGTGCCAGCCACTGGGCCGCGTTGCAGGCACTGGCCAGCGTGGCTCCGGTGCTCGACGCCAGCGGCCTGGCCTGGGGCCCGACCGGCAGCGTCGGCTACCACCTGGCATCGGGCATTGAAACGCTGCACGCGGCCAGCGACCTCGACCTGGTGGTGCGCACGCCACAGCCTCTAACCCGGGGCAAGGCGCGTGAACTACTGGATATTCTCGACTGCGGCCCTTGCCGCATCGATGTGCAACTGGAAACCCCGGCAGGTGCCGTCGCCTTGCGCGAATGGGCCGGCATGGCGCGGCGCGTGCTGCTCAAATCGGCCCTCGGCGCGCGGTTGGTGGCCGACCCGTGGAACCTGCTGGAGTGTGCCGCGTGA
- a CDS encoding aldehyde dehydrogenase, whose amino-acid sequence MHTKSDWQQRAARQSFITTALIDGRPLSARCGDTFAAINPATQQLLAQVAACGEAEIDQAVRSARRAFEQGPWARMAPSARKRVLLRLAELMMAHREELALLDSLNMGKPVMDAYSIDVPGAANVFAWYGEALDKVYDQVAPTAANALATITREALGVIGAVVPWNFPLDMAAWKVAPALAAGNSVVLKPAEQSPFSALRLAELALEAGLPEGVLNVVPGLGESAGRALGLHPDVDCLVFTGSTQVGKYFMQYSAQSNLKQVWLECGGKSPNLVFDDCQDLDLAAEKAAFGIFFNQGEVCSANSRLYVQRSIHDEFVERLQAKACNWLPGDPLDPASRAGAIVDSAQSARIMAAIEQAQGDGARLVCGGQRLSFNGSDNFIAPTVFSDVRPDSALAREEIFGPVLAITAFDDEAQALSLANDSLYGLAASVWSDDLNRAHRVARQLKAGTVSVNTVDALDVAVPFGGGRQSGFGRDLSLHAFDKYTQLKTTWFQLR is encoded by the coding sequence GTGCATACGAAAAGCGATTGGCAGCAGCGCGCTGCTCGGCAAAGCTTCATCACCACGGCGCTGATCGACGGCCGCCCGCTGTCGGCCCGCTGCGGAGACACCTTCGCCGCCATCAACCCGGCCACCCAGCAACTGCTGGCCCAGGTGGCCGCCTGCGGCGAGGCGGAAATCGACCAGGCGGTGCGTTCGGCGCGCCGCGCCTTCGAACAAGGCCCGTGGGCGCGCATGGCCCCCTCGGCGCGCAAGCGGGTGCTGCTGCGCCTGGCCGAGCTGATGATGGCCCACCGCGAAGAACTGGCCCTGCTCGACTCGCTGAACATGGGCAAGCCGGTGATGGATGCCTACAGCATCGACGTGCCCGGCGCCGCCAACGTGTTCGCCTGGTACGGCGAGGCGCTGGACAAGGTCTACGACCAGGTCGCCCCGACCGCAGCCAACGCCCTGGCCACCATCACCCGCGAGGCGCTGGGCGTGATCGGCGCCGTGGTGCCGTGGAACTTCCCGCTGGACATGGCCGCCTGGAAAGTCGCTCCGGCCCTGGCCGCCGGCAACAGCGTGGTGCTCAAGCCCGCCGAGCAGTCGCCGTTCTCGGCCCTGCGCCTGGCCGAGCTGGCCCTCGAGGCCGGCTTGCCAGAAGGCGTGCTCAACGTGGTGCCGGGCCTGGGCGAAAGCGCCGGCCGCGCCTTGGGCCTGCACCCGGATGTGGACTGCCTGGTGTTCACCGGCTCCACCCAGGTGGGCAAGTACTTCATGCAGTACTCGGCGCAGTCCAACCTCAAGCAAGTGTGGCTCGAATGCGGCGGCAAGAGCCCGAACCTGGTGTTCGACGACTGCCAGGACCTGGACCTGGCCGCCGAGAAGGCCGCCTTCGGCATCTTCTTCAACCAGGGCGAGGTGTGCTCGGCCAACTCGCGGCTGTATGTGCAACGCTCGATCCACGACGAGTTCGTCGAGCGCCTGCAGGCCAAGGCCTGCAACTGGTTGCCCGGCGACCCGCTGGACCCGGCCAGCCGCGCCGGCGCCATCGTCGACAGCGCGCAGAGCGCCCGCATCATGGCCGCCATCGAGCAGGCCCAAGGTGACGGCGCACGCCTGGTGTGCGGCGGCCAGCGGCTGAGCTTCAATGGCTCGGACAACTTCATCGCGCCCACGGTGTTCAGCGACGTGCGCCCGGATTCGGCCCTGGCCCGCGAGGAAATCTTCGGCCCGGTACTGGCGATCACTGCCTTCGACGACGAAGCCCAAGCCCTGAGCCTGGCCAATGACAGCCTCTACGGCCTGGCGGCCTCGGTGTGGAGCGATGACCTCAACCGTGCCCACCGCGTGGCCCGCCAGCTCAAGGCCGGCACCGTATCGGTGAACACGGTCGATGCCCTGGACGTGGCCGTGCCCTTCGGCGGCGGTCGCCAGTCCGGTTTTGGCCGCGACCTGTCGCTGCACGCTTTCGACAAATACACCCAGCTCAAGACCACCTGGTTCCAGCTGCGCTGA
- a CDS encoding biotin-independent malonate decarboxylase subunit beta: protein MTDTARLLQSRSFVELGARQRARALLDPGSFRELLGPFERLMSPWLPRQGIVPQADDGVVIAKGRLQGRNTVIAAIEGAFQGGSMGEVGGAKIAGALELAIEDNRNGIPTCAVLLLETGGVRLQEANLGLAAIAEIQAAIVELRAYQPVVGLVAGSVGCFGGMSIAAGLCSHLLVTREARLGLNGPQVIEQEAGIAEYDAKDRPFIWSLTGGEQRHASALVDGYVADDVDSIRQQLLQLLDATPANRAGQHAWYLQRLASLGDDCPQLDAAAVRALYQGDAS from the coding sequence ATGACTGACACCGCACGCCTGCTGCAAAGCCGCAGCTTCGTCGAACTGGGTGCACGCCAGCGCGCCCGCGCCTTGCTCGACCCCGGCAGCTTCCGTGAACTGCTCGGCCCCTTCGAGCGGCTGATGTCGCCCTGGCTGCCGCGCCAGGGCATCGTGCCCCAGGCCGACGATGGCGTGGTCATCGCCAAGGGCCGGCTGCAGGGGCGCAACACCGTCATCGCCGCCATCGAAGGCGCCTTCCAGGGCGGCAGCATGGGCGAGGTGGGCGGGGCCAAGATTGCCGGCGCCCTGGAGCTGGCCATCGAAGACAACCGCAACGGCATCCCCACTTGCGCCGTGTTGCTGCTGGAAACCGGCGGCGTGCGCCTGCAGGAGGCCAACCTCGGGTTGGCGGCGATCGCCGAGATCCAGGCGGCAATCGTCGAGCTGCGCGCCTATCAGCCGGTGGTCGGCCTGGTGGCAGGCTCGGTCGGCTGCTTCGGCGGCATGTCCATCGCCGCCGGCCTGTGCAGCCACCTGCTGGTCACCCGCGAAGCGCGCCTGGGCCTCAATGGCCCGCAGGTGATCGAGCAGGAAGCGGGCATCGCCGAATACGACGCCAAGGACCGACCGTTCATCTGGAGCCTGACCGGCGGCGAACAACGCCACGCCAGCGCACTGGTGGACGGCTACGTGGCCGATGACGTCGACAGCATTCGCCAGCAACTGCTGCAGTTGCTGGACGCCACGCCGGCCAACCGCGCCGGCCAGCACGCCTGGTACCTGCAGCGCCTGGCCAGCCTGGGCGACGACTGCCCGCAACTGGATGCCGCTGCCGTGCGTGCCCTCTACCAAGGAGATGCCTCATGA
- a CDS encoding LysR substrate-binding domain-containing protein produces the protein MLIDEELTLKKLETFLAFMRSGNLGRAAAELSTSAVSVHRAIHSLESALRCPLFKHEGRQLIPLESAYVLEKKARQLIQDAEQMVRQTREAAGFYAERFRLGALYSLTVKTVPKLVMGLKLRRSELNIDLTLGSNVDLLQRLKNHELEAILVALDESVADPACEQLPLFSDDIFLAVPTDSPFAEQQEVDLADLADSTFITLTQGFATHRDGAQVFQQAGFEPKVAMQVNDIFTLLSMVSSGVGFALLPGRIAAVYENRVKLIALQPRYRLQQHIGVVFLKAREREPNLLALLAECRMYSREN, from the coding sequence ATGCTGATCGACGAAGAACTGACCCTGAAGAAACTCGAAACCTTCCTCGCCTTCATGCGCAGCGGCAACCTCGGCCGCGCCGCCGCCGAGCTGTCCACCAGCGCGGTCAGCGTGCACCGGGCCATCCATTCCCTGGAAAGCGCCCTGCGCTGCCCGCTGTTCAAGCACGAAGGCCGCCAGCTGATCCCGCTGGAAAGCGCCTACGTCCTGGAAAAGAAGGCCCGCCAGCTGATCCAGGACGCCGAGCAGATGGTGCGCCAGACCCGCGAGGCCGCCGGTTTCTATGCCGAGCGCTTCCGCCTGGGGGCGCTGTATTCTCTTACAGTGAAAACCGTGCCGAAGCTGGTGATGGGCCTGAAGCTGCGGCGCAGCGAACTGAACATCGACCTGACCCTGGGCTCGAACGTCGACTTGCTGCAACGCCTGAAGAACCACGAACTGGAAGCGATCCTGGTGGCGCTGGATGAAAGCGTGGCGGACCCGGCCTGCGAGCAGTTGCCGCTGTTCTCCGACGATATCTTCCTGGCCGTGCCCACCGACTCGCCGTTCGCCGAGCAGCAGGAAGTCGACCTGGCGGACCTGGCCGACTCCACCTTCATTACCCTGACCCAGGGTTTCGCCACCCACCGCGACGGTGCGCAGGTGTTCCAGCAGGCGGGGTTCGAGCCGAAGGTGGCGATGCAGGTGAACGATATCTTCACCCTGCTGAGCATGGTCAGTTCGGGGGTGGGGTTTGCCCTGCTGCCGGGGCGGATTGCGGCGGTTTACGAGAACCGGGTGAAGTTGATTGCGCTGCAGCCGCGGTATCGGCTGCAGCAGCATATCGGGGTGGTGTTTCTGAAGGCCCGGGAGCGGGAGCCGAACCTGTTGGCGTTGCTGGCTGAATGCCGGATGTACAGCCGGGAGAATTGA